The Astatotilapia calliptera chromosome 4, fAstCal1.2, whole genome shotgun sequence genome segment ctgagataatccatccacaatacgaggttagtcattcatatactgctgcatgggctgggctgtagttacatcctaaggttttaaaaactgagcttaaataaatgattagtggtaataaaagccgagggaggtcaacagggatcactgactgttttaggagctttttgagatcaaatagaagaaaatacataacattaaacatgttaacaacacaaaagccatattaaacgcagactactttagaaccggaagtaggattcgtcgcgtcatcactgaacaaccggattctTGTGGTTCTGCACTGTGTCCTGCACATTCTTCCTGCTTTCTCTGCatctttcaaattaaaacactAAGCCTGTGCATCTCCAACCAAACCATTGGTGCACCAGCATAAGGACAAGTgcaaaagaaacagaagagtaACAAATGGAGCTTAAGcttaaaaaattacatataCAGTAGGGAATGTGTTTATGCAGAACCAAacaaggggggggggaagcaagGTAATCCACTCACACCCTTCTCTTCAGCACAATGGACTGGAGAGACATGACTTTATTTGGAACACATGAAAGACGTTGTGTATTTTCATATTATGAGAGAGATTAAGGTGAACAGAAACTGGGTTAACCAGTGCTGCGATTTCAAACAACCTGATGAAGGTTGATTTGAGTTTCTTAGATTCAGTATGAAGAGGTACGTAGTGTGTGGACAACTGTACCTTCTGACCGATGGTGTATTCTGGAGCGGGAGTTTTATGCCAGTCGGCATGTTTGTTGCATTCTTTGGTGCGTAACAGTGCCACCTGAGTGGCCCTCCAAAGCTGGCGACACATGCAGAGGTGAAACTGGACCAAAGGAACAAAGTACTCACCTTCCACGGCCAAGAACGGGGGGGCTGATACCCTAGGGAGTACGCCCTGTAGCCGAAGACTTCAAGCTGTTGTGGGTATACTCCACCCCGGGCAATTGCTCGCTCCTGATGGTTTGGTTGGAGGCGACGATGCAGCGAAGCACGGTCTTCAGCTCCTGACTGGCGTGCTCCGTTTGTCCGTTGCTCTGTGGTAACCAGAAGAGAGACTAACCTTTTCTTCTAGAGGTGAGCAGAGTTCCTTTCATACCTGAGAGGTTAATTGAGGTCCATGATCCCATACTATATCCTCCGGGATGCCATGGAGGGCGAACACATGGTTAGTGAGCTGCTGGGCTGTCTCCAGGACTGATGTGAGTTTAGGAAGTGCTACAAAGTGAGCAGATTTAGAAAACTGATCAGCAACAGTCATTATTGTGCTGTTACCTGCTGACGGGGGTAGGCCGATGGCGAAGTCCACGTGATATTAAACCACGGCTGAGCTGGTGGTTGTAGCAAGCCAGTCGGTGGTTGATTCCCCAATTTGTCTCGGGCACATGTAGAGCAGGTGGAGACATATTCCTGAGCATCTGGTGACAAGGTGAGTCACCAGAAATAGCGCTGGATGAAGGTAATCATTCTGTTTACTTCTAAATGGCATGTGAAGCAGGCGGTATGAGCCCAGTGTGGCACCCGGGAGTGGACGGTGGACGGAACAAAGATTGCCCTGCGAGCCCTCCTCCGGGATCCGGTTCGGCTCTTAATCTCCCGAACGGCCAACTTGATCTCCCATGTGATTGCTCCAATAGTGCAAGTTGCTGGAAGGATGGgctcaggatcctgtttctccTTGTGCGTCGAAAACTGCCGGGACAGAGCGTCCAGCTTCACATTCCGGGACCCTGGCATGTATGTAATTGAGAAGTTAAAGCGGATGAAGGAAAGAGCCCATCTGGCTTGCAGTGCGTTGAGTCATTTTGCTCCATGTAAGTAAGCCAGGTTCTTATGGTCTGTCTAAGCGATAAATGGCTGAGCCATGCCCTCCAACCAGTGCCTCCACTCCTCCAAGGCCAGTTTGATTGCAAAGAACTTCCAGTCTCCCACATCATAGTTGGGCACTGTAGGAGAGAGATGGCGAGAGAAAAAGGCACAGGGCCATAGCTTACCATCTCGTTGCTGGGAGAGGGTGGCGCCGACTCCAGAATCCCAGGCATCCACCTCCACTATAAACTGGAGGTGCAAGTCGGCTTGTGTCAGGATGTGTGCGGTAGTGAAATGCTCCTTTAACGTAGTGAAGGCCTTTTGAGCTGCTGGGTCCCACTGAAAAGGGATCTTGGGGGAGGTCAAATGGGTCAAAGGTAAGGCGATTTTACTGAAGTTCCTGATGAATCTGCAATAAAAGTTAGTGAAGACGAGGAACTGTAGGAGCATAAGGCAATCTGTGGGTTCTGGCCATTCCACAACCACTCTAACCTTAGCTGGGTCTGGCTTGAGTTCATTTAGTTGAGTTCGATTATGTAGcccaaaaataacattttgcacatgaaattcacatttttctcctttaacAAAAAGTCTGTTCTAAAGCAGCTGCTGGAAGACCTGTCTTACATGGTTATGTGTTCAGTTTCAGTCTTAGAGAAGATTAGAATAATGTCTAAATACACGAAGATGAAACGGTTGAAAAAGTCCCCGAGTACATCATTAACCAACGTCTGGAAGACGTTAGCCCGAACAGCATCACAAGGTACTCAAAGTGACCGAGATGTGTGTTAAAGGTTGTCTTCCATTTGTCAACCACGCGGATTCTAAACAAGTGATACGAATTAACGACTCGTAGGCCCGTAAGCCCCAGGAGCAGTTCGATTGCCCAATCATACATCCTGTGGGGGCATAATGCCCGCACTCAGTCTTCACGAAACACTTTGGTCATGTCACGATAGACCGATGGCACCAGAGAAAGATCTGGGGGTTCTGAGACTGGTGGCAATTTGAATGCTGAAGCAGGGGGAGTGGCAGATTTAAGACAGTCCACTTGGCACTCCCCCCACCCAGATGTGCACGTCTTCTTCCAATTAATATGAGGGTTATATTGTTGCAACCAGGGGTGACCTAAAACAAACGGTGTTTGAGGAgcttgaaatacaaaaaaaaatctgatggttTCTGAATGGTTTCTAGATAAAGTGAGGGCGACTGGTTCTGTAATGTGGGTGATGTCTGGCAGGTGCTTTATTGACAGAGTGGAAATCTGGAGTGAGAGTGGCAATGGCTCGATAATTAAATTGAAATGTTTAACGAGAGCCAAGTAAATGAAATTTTGTTTGATTGTGCCGGACACATTGCAACACAATGTGCCTCTCTTGCCACAAACCAAACACGGAGACCAGACGACAGGCGAGAGTGGCCCAACTGCATGGGCTCCTCCTGATTTAAGACCTTCCCCTGCTCACAGAGCTCCGCTTGGGCTCCCTCAGGCACCATCTTGGATTGCTCCGAAGGCTCATGGGAGATGTAGTGCAGAGAGCTCCGACGGGCGCACAGATGATCATCATCTTTGATACACTACAGGTATGTCCCAATTCCTGGGCCGCAACCTTCGGAGGACACAGCCGTCGCGGTCTACATGGGCTGGGTCCTTCGAAGACCGAGAAggccagaaaacactgaaaaaagccaaacaataacatttttaagttatctaagtgacttatatatcatgtttaacctgaataCCGAAAGAACATGGGAGGTCTaaaaacgatgtgccgggagtccggttTTCTCGCCGGCTTTAGTGAGCCTTGTCCTCCCAGTCAGCTATCTAGCTGGTGCGTAACAAACGTCTCCAGAAATGTCGGCGCACTTTTACAAATGCGTGATCTCTTGGTAaatcaagcagatatttgaagtttacacagctacgttctcgcctgaaaataccttaaaagtttatttcgtGAGCATGAAAGAGTAAGagtattaaaactaagtagctgccgccatttttggaaactggaattggctgggccgtaGGGGGTAGGCTGGGCCACGAAGGATGCACTTGACCCATCCTTCATATccagggaaatgaaggaggcATTTTTTAGCTGCATTTGGTGCAGCCTTCAAATTGGGCCAGGTGCCATTGCATTAGGTACCTTATATACCTTATAGGTACCTTACATTAGGTAAGTCCCTAGGAACTGGGACTTACCTAATGTTAACAATGCTCCCAAAGAGGTGGGCAATACCCGCATTGTCAAATTGTCCTTAAATTCATCACAAAGATTATTTAACAAGGTACCTCGCAGCACGTTCTCTCCCCAGCGAGTTTCTTTGGCCTGGATCTGGAAGTCAATGGAGTAGTTGGCCATTGTCTGCCACCCCTGCTTCAAATTCAGCAGGCGATGAGCTGCCGCTTTGGGGCTCGACCCCTTGTCAAACACACTCTTAAACTTTAACAGAAAAGAAGGATAGGTTATTTCGGGGTCGCCTCAGAAAACCGCCTGAGCCCACTGCAGTGCGTGGTTGCACAAGTGAACAAAAACTGCAAGTTTTGCGCCATCAtcctcaaacaaaaaaaatcaatgaaattTGCATTAAAACCCTGCACATTTTGATAGCCTATATTAAATTTAGTTCTTTGCATTCTTTTGGCAGCGAAGAAAAACACGGCTCAAAGTGGTCTAACtcaaaaaatgatctttaattttacattttccagaAAATGGAGACTGAGCACAGAGACTGCGGAGTCTGACTGCGGTAGCAGCCAGGATGGTTATATTATGCAGcacgtcacacacacacactcagtttactCAGTTCCTCTTTGTGTGTGAaacttcctcttttctccagTTCCCCTGTCTAAGGTCTGTTGGCAGGGCAACTTCTCACCCTTAACCTAGTTCTTGTCTCGTCTGagcttaaaatacaaaaaacaatataatcagacaataagcactaagaatatatattaaatatatgacACTCACCAGTGAAGGGCTCAGGGGCAGGTAGGCAAAGACTCGAGGTACCTGGTTCTGGGGCGGGAGGAGCCGGCTCCACCATGGGCGCTGCCGCTCCATCCGAGGGAGGATTGGCTGCAGGTGCTGTGCTCTCCCCGCTGGAGAGtgcggggagagagagagcaaaacatACACAAAACCTGCAACTATCATGAGCCAGCCGGACCAGGACACATCTAAGTGAGTCTCCCTAGTTGCCCTAaccaaaccacattttgagtcaaaaatgtcttcagatctttggtccccacaaagattgTTATgcaaacacttttaaaatggTGAACTGTAAATTTTACACTTAAGCATTTTTCCGGGAtttaaagaaaggaagaaataaCACATCCTATTTATAGTTTTTAGAGGTGTTGGAAGACAGATATTATTGCTAAGATGGCTTTTTCACTTGGGTTGTATGCTATGTTAACCTAACTGTGTGGTATTCTTGAACATACCAGTGTGCTTTATACATTTGAGCATGGCATGAATGTTCACTCAGTAGGAAAGAAAATATAGATctgtataaaacacatttaactacatttaataaaatcatatgtAGTGTTTTTTCCCTGTAGTGGTGCAGCTGAGTTTTTGGTGTGTGGCAAACACTAACCCTTGTTAAAAACTCACTGTTTGACTTATTCATTCATAATTATGTTGGAGaggtatggtaaatggtaaatggcctgtatttgtatagcgcttttctagtccctaaggaccccaaagcgctttacacaacctgtcatccacccattcacacacacatttacacactgacagaggcgaggctgccagacactggcgccaccaggccctctgaccaccaccagtaggcaacgggtgaagtgtcttgcccaaggacacaacgaccaagactgtccaagccagggctcgaaccggcaaccttccgattacagggcgaactcccaactcttgagccacgatcgtatGTGGGGAATGTATACACCCTGTCCTGCACCATGCACCTTGAGAAAGACATCACACATGAAACAGATAGATGCTCCTTTTGCTATCAGTATGATGCTGATTGGGATTCTGAGCCTAAATGTCCTCACAACCTCACCACAGTCACTGGTCCACACATTCACTGGAAGGATAAAGtttattgatgtattttgtCCTCACGGTGGCGCCAAAACACAATCAAATAGTTCACATGTTCCTTGTAGCAATTCAtcacattatgaaaacatgaaattaaaatgcTTATAATTTTAACATTGTCTACTAGTTGTTGATTAATTATTGATTCAATTTTTGATACAGATTTCTTTCACTGATTatgaaaaaaatgcattcaaGTAAAAGGTaaactgtgaaaaaacaaacaaaacaaagcaggacTTTACACTCAGGATTTGACTCTCACAGTTGCAGACAattatttttcatagattttaatatgtgtgttatatttttatattttgtgaatCTAAGCAGGTGGGTTTTGCTCCTGTGGATTCTGGTTCTTCTCTGGgttgaaacaggaagtaatcTTTTTAATGCAGGCGTCAGAGAGGAAAGGCACCTTCTCTAGACGAGACAAGTAGACAAGGGGCTGGATTGTGCTGCTGATGTTCAGAAAGGCAAAACCCGCGGGCTGCACGTAGCAGCGAAACACATCAGGTGAGTAGTAGTCCTCAAATGGAAACAGAGCAACAAGTGGCAGGTAGTTGAACACGATGATACACAGGATAGAGAGCACCATCTTGAAGGCCTTCTTTTTCATGGGGTGCATTGCATCTTTCCCTGCACCGGTGGACTTCTTCAGTGCCCACAGGATGCTTGCGTTACACACCACCATCCAAGTAAATGTTGCCAGTACCTCACCGGTGAACAGCTTTTCAAAGTTGGGGAGTCCTCCCACCATCTTGGCTGCTGAGTAGGCAAAGGTGAGGCAGAGCACCAGCACTGAGAGGCCTAACCTGTACTTGAAGTGTTTAAGTTGCCCAAAAGCGATTGGAAAGAGTACAGCTACAAAGCGATCCAAGCAGATGCAGGAGAGGAACAACGGACCGCTGGTGTCTTTCACACCATAGGAGAACTTAATGGCAGACAACACCTCTTTGAGCTGCCAGAGGTAGAGATTAAGAAAGCTCAGGGGGGTCATTGCACCAAAGTAGGCATCCATGAAGGCCAAGCAGCCCAAGAATATGTCTGAAGTGGAGGGCTCTTTGCGATTGTGGATGAGAATAGCAATGACGAGTAAGTTGGCCGGGATACCCAAAATTACATTGATGCACTGAACGGCCAGGTCAAAGAGAATGGCCTCTATCAGGTTGTCGCACCCATCAATAGCACTGAAGGATGTTGCCGTGCTGTTTATGAATGCTGTGGTATTGAGAAGCAGCTGGGTCAGGATGGATGTTGAGCTGAGTGATGAATCATTTGTGTCCATGTTTGTGCTACCACAAaaatcagcagtctgatggGAGAGGAGCGAGAAGGATTATTGAGCTACTTCTGACCAGtaagaagcacaaaaaacagcagctgataCCACTGAAGCCACGAAGTTATTAaagtgttttggtttcttttacaTCTGTGAAGCCACAGCCTGTCTGTTAATTATTATCCCTGCTTCTGATCTGCTGAGATTCATCTTACAAGTAGAGATAAAGTAGCTCCAGAGACAGTAAAAACATGTCGCAAACACCGTCAGAGCCTCTCCTCAGGCTGTTATCATGTTATTGTGTCTGTGCGGACTCTCCTCTGGGAAACGTGACTCCCCCTAGGAACATGTAACTCACTTAAGAGAGTCATTCTAAAAGCACCACCCTTTCACAGAAGGATAAAAAGGGCAGTGATTGCCAAATTAAAATGGAAAAGGTCATATTCTGTTCAAGATTATTGTAAGTAATGTCAGTGGGAATTTGATCATTTCTGGGAGCTTTTAAAAGCCCATTTCTGACATTTAGCTCATCTTTAAGCTAATTTCAATATAGAAGAATGATAACTTGGAAAATGAATTTTATCAAAGGTGGACTGATGGAATAAAAACATTCATAAGCCATAAGTTTCTCTGTCTTTGGGTCCTAAAAGaagatttttgatttttcttctgcagctttttttattgataaatatCAGGTTTTGTTCTGGGCTTCGGGAATGTTTGCAGCAGCTCGTAGTCAGCTTGATTTGAACAATGTGAAAGTGCAAGAGTTTTTAAATGGAGTACACCTGAGCTACCTCCAGTAATGAACTATTAAAGCCAGAGGCTGTGACTGTTCCTTGCCATCAAGGGAACTGTTCTGCTATAATACAGACCTTTCTTGAGCTCTGTTCCTTAGTGGGCGATGTTTCTGACGTGCTTCTGCTGCAGGCCACAAACACTCCGGTGGGACTAATCACGGGAGGAGTAATCTTTGGCAAAGATGCTCGTCCCTGGAAATGTCACATCTAATCAATTGTATATTTCTTTGGGCAATCACTGGAAAATGAAGTCTATATTACAGAATTTACAAAGAACACATTTCTGAGGGTTTAATCAGGTGTGGATCACAGCACTGTACTGATGttgatttgcatttttaaaattctgatgAGGTGATTTTTGCTGATTATTGTATTGCACTGCATCCAATAATGCATGAAAGCAAAGGCtattaaatatttgattttgaaaTTTGGAACACTTCTGTCATGTTTTATGAAAACTCATATTGTAATTACCCaccaaaaattattttttcttaaaaaaatttCAGATTTGTCCTTTGCAGAATTCTAGTCACTGTAGATAATTTCAtatgtttttttgctttacaGCTAAAACACGCAGAAATGCTACCGTTTGTTATTAAATAAAGTCACTCCATGCATaacgaagatgaagatgaagatgtgCGCAATGTCAAgcgaggaaaaaataaacagaccTCTTTCCATTTGTCACTTTGATAATTTCTTGGAACAGAGTTAACCTCTAATCCCTCAAATCTGAATTATTGATCTGTTACTTTAATATATGGTTTGGCATCTGTGCTCTTATCAAGGACACATACTGAGTGAAGCAGTTTGATTAGAAACAAACTTCTTGAAATAAAACCCATGTACAAAATCACATTGGACTTTGAAGCATTTTAAAGCATCTCAATGTTCTACTCACCTGTTTGAATGATTCCTCTAAGCTGAGCAGTAAGTGTGACGCTGAGCGTGTTACAGGTGTTCATTTATAAGTTCTCTGAAGTGTCGTGTATTTGACGCCAACCAGGGGAGGTTCTGTCTGACATCATGAGGGGCTGACTCTTCAGTAGAGAGACTGTTGTGATGAAGAGTTTCTGTATTGTGCTGATATTTTTACATAAGCAAGAAATTTGTGAACTGTGCCAGAGGTTATAGATAAGCTTGCCAGTGTCAATTTGCTTGACAGGGAGCATCACGGGACCAGTCTGATGATGCTCTCTGTTCACTGGGAGTGATGAATGCTGTCCTCAATCACTGAACACAAGTGCAGGAAAACATCAGCAGTCGAGAGCAGATCTAAATTGTGTTTGCTGGGTTTTAATGCATCAGTGTCTCACTCATGTAGCTGAAGAAAACAGCTATTTTAGATTCCCAATGGAGTGCTCATCAGTTACAAGTGAAGGTGAAAAAAGATGTGGCAGGTGCataaagcctgtgtgtgtgagagttatGAGTCAGGACGTACTGGGACCGAATGTTTCACAGAGCGGTTAAAGTAGAACCCAGTGTTCTGTTTCCATGTGAAGACAAGAAGGAAAACCCACAATGATCCAGAagtgagggagacagagagagagaaaaaggggtgggatttatTTGCATTACTTCTTTTTTGTCTAGGGGGGCAGCAGAGGATCATTGTACCTGTTTGACAAGCACAGCAGGTTCCCACAAGTAGAACCTGACGCTCATGCAGACATGACATGATATTTACAGTCTATTAAATTCCCCAGGAGCATCGCAAATCTATCCTTTCCACCTTCATCTAttacataaatctttttttctccaaatatGACCGTCGGTTTCTTGTTTATACATTTATAGAGTAAAAACATTCCTATGATAGCGGGCTTCAGAAATTCTGGTTTTGATGCACCAGCTGCAGATCCATAGTTCTGTTCCTATTCTTGTGGTTCTGCACTGTGTCCTGCACATTCTTCCTGCTTTCTCTGCatctttcaaattaaaacactAAGCCTGTGCATCTCCAACCAAACCATCAGTGCACCAGATTAAGGACAAgtggaaaagaaacagaagagcAACAAACGGAGCTTAAGCTTAAATAATTACATATACAGTAGGGAATGTGTTTATGCAGAACCAAACAAATCCACAATAAAATCCAATGCAGGACAAATTTACGCCAACTTAATAGAATTTATTAAAGAATAGTCTATTCATGTCAAAAGCCTGTAATACAAATCATAATCTTGGCTGCTTCAGTGGGTCATATAATTGTAGCAAAGTTGAGTCACATCttataaaaacacaagctgTGAGGAAATCTTTTCCCCTTTCTCTTATTTCACGTCTCAGTTGTAGTAACCTTTGCAAACAAGCACAGCTTAAGAGGACAGAATGCAGTCTGTGGTATTAGTCAGAATCAGGCATTAGCATGTGTCTGCCAAAAGGAAAATGATCAGAAACGTTGCCACTGATATTGTGCAGACCTCATCACCACACCATCAGCAGCATGCAGCACACCGTGATAATTAACATAATTAAAATCAAATAGCAAAATGTGCTTTGGATCCATGCATGTGAGATATCAGCATTTTATTGTCTTGTTGTGCATTTAAAT includes the following:
- the LOC113020008 gene encoding G-protein coupled receptor 183-like yields the protein MDTNDSSLSSTSILTQLLLNTTAFINSTATSFSAIDGCDNLIEAILFDLAVQCINVILGIPANLLVIAILIHNRKEPSTSDIFLGCLAFMDAYFGAMTPLSFLNLYLWQLKEVLSAIKFSYGVKDTSGPLFLSCICLDRFVAVLFPIAFGQLKHFKYRLGLSVLVLCLTFAYSAAKMVGGLPNFEKLFTGEVLATFTWMVVCNASILWALKKSTGAGKDAMHPMKKKAFKMVLSILCIIVFNYLPLVALFPFEDYYSPDVFRCYVQPAGFAFLNISSTIQPLVYLSRLEKVPFLSDACIKKITSCFNPEKNQNPQEQNPPA